Proteins from a genomic interval of Bacillus mesophilus:
- a CDS encoding LTA synthase family protein produces MKSYKSISLLVYFIVSISFMEILLKAFSTGFTPSSRFLLPFLLSSTTAILLFIVSSLFKNKTGFFIAFILLISTGFMYASQFIYHQSFRNFYSLYSAGNATQIFEFWNDIWGLILENWLVVPLFFVPALILLTIGRKLFAFNRLTKLSAVAFVCLLILPYVVGVAIIYSSDKKQHSAYDLYFNSHNSILSVQKLGLITMMQLDFQRSLTGWAPTMEAPVLEVTAPLAPILIDELVEDRKESLIKVEYNTMDIDFEKLISTEQDPTIQEIHQYIQTVPATKKNEFTGIYEGYNLVLITAESFAPYAVHPEVTPTLYKLVNEGYKFTNFYNPLWDVGTTDGEYVANIGLLPKTGVWSFEESSKNYLPFAMGNQLRKQGYITKAYHNHSYKFYRRDLSHPNMGYDYKGLGNGLNVKKTWPESDVEMFEKTVSEYVNEEKFHAYYMTVSGHMQYNFTGNMMAHKNKKLVENLPYSEEGKAYLATQIELDRSLQYLLTQLEEAGVAEKTLIALSADHYPYGLDPVVIDELTGHSVEPTFEIFKSPFILYTKGMEPMTVDKLSSSLDIIPTLSNLLGLQYDSRLLMGQDIFSDAEPIVPLLDRSFLTNKGTYNSVTKQFTPHKGESIEEGYIEFISHTINQKFYYSAKMLETNYYQHVIPQTD; encoded by the coding sequence TTGAAATCCTATAAATCTATTTCCCTACTTGTTTATTTTATCGTTTCCATTTCTTTTATGGAGATTTTACTGAAAGCGTTCTCAACAGGATTTACACCATCATCACGCTTTTTGCTCCCGTTCTTACTATCAAGTACCACTGCAATTCTTTTATTTATTGTATCTAGTCTTTTTAAAAATAAGACCGGATTTTTCATTGCATTTATTTTACTTATTTCTACAGGTTTCATGTATGCTAGTCAATTCATTTATCATCAATCCTTTAGAAATTTCTATAGCCTGTATTCAGCAGGAAATGCTACCCAAATCTTTGAATTCTGGAATGACATATGGGGGCTGATTCTTGAGAATTGGTTGGTTGTTCCTTTGTTCTTCGTTCCCGCTCTCATATTATTAACGATTGGTAGAAAGTTATTTGCCTTTAACAGACTCACAAAGCTCTCAGCTGTTGCTTTTGTTTGCTTACTGATCCTTCCTTATGTTGTTGGTGTAGCAATCATTTACTCTAGTGATAAAAAACAGCACTCTGCTTATGATTTGTATTTTAATAGTCATAATTCCATTCTTTCTGTTCAAAAGCTGGGTTTAATCACAATGATGCAATTGGATTTTCAACGTTCTCTAACCGGTTGGGCTCCAACGATGGAAGCGCCAGTACTAGAAGTTACTGCTCCTTTAGCACCCATTTTAATTGATGAATTAGTTGAGGATCGCAAGGAATCACTTATTAAAGTTGAATATAATACGATGGATATAGACTTTGAAAAGTTAATATCGACTGAGCAAGATCCGACTATCCAGGAAATTCATCAATATATACAAACCGTTCCAGCCACTAAGAAGAATGAATTTACAGGAATATACGAAGGGTATAATCTTGTTCTTATTACAGCAGAAAGCTTTGCACCCTATGCCGTTCATCCAGAAGTAACCCCTACCTTATATAAACTGGTTAACGAAGGCTACAAGTTTACTAACTTTTATAATCCTTTATGGGATGTGGGTACAACCGATGGTGAGTACGTCGCAAACATTGGCCTATTACCCAAAACTGGTGTATGGAGCTTTGAAGAGTCTAGTAAAAACTATTTACCTTTTGCCATGGGCAATCAGTTAAGAAAACAAGGTTACATAACAAAGGCATACCATAATCACTCTTATAAGTTTTATAGAAGGGATTTATCTCATCCAAATATGGGTTATGACTACAAAGGTCTCGGAAATGGATTAAACGTTAAGAAAACCTGGCCTGAGTCAGATGTAGAGATGTTTGAGAAGACTGTTTCGGAGTATGTGAATGAAGAAAAATTCCATGCCTACTACATGACCGTGAGTGGCCATATGCAATATAATTTTACCGGAAATATGATGGCCCACAAAAATAAAAAGCTAGTAGAAAATCTTCCTTACTCTGAAGAAGGAAAAGCCTATCTAGCAACTCAAATCGAACTAGACCGATCGCTACAGTATCTATTAACACAGCTTGAAGAAGCTGGTGTGGCAGAGAAAACGTTGATTGCCCTCAGTGCAGATCATTATCCTTATGGACTAGATCCAGTCGTGATAGATGAATTGACTGGTCATTCAGTGGAACCTACCTTTGAAATTTTCAAAAGTCCCTTCATTCTTTATACAAAAGGAATGGAACCTATGACCGTTGATAAGCTAAGCTCTAGTTTAGATATCATTCCCACTCTATCTAATCTTCTTGGACTACAATATGATTCAAGACTATTAATGGGACAGGATATTTTTTCTGATGCCGAACCAATTGTTCCATTATTGGATCGAAGCTTTCTTACGAATAAAGGTACATACAACTCAGTCACGAAACAATTTACTCCACACAAGGGAGAATCTATTGAAGAGGGTTATATTGAATTCATCTCTCATACTATTAACCAAAAATTTTATTACTCAGCCAAAATGCTCGAAACAAACTATTATCAACATGTAATTCCTCAAACAGATTAA